One window of the Shewanella litorisediminis genome contains the following:
- the deoD gene encoding purine-nucleoside phosphorylase translates to MATPHINAVEGAFAETVLFPGDPLRAKYIAETFLENVEQVTDVRNMLGFTGTYKGKRISVMGSGMGIPSCSIYATELIKDYGVKNLIRVGTCGAISTDVKVRDVIIGMGACTDSQVNRLRFKGQDFAAIADYSLLSAVVESAKTHGIQTRVGNVFSADLFYTPDPEMFDVMEKMGVLGVEMEAAGLYGVAHEFGARALCVVTVSDHIRTGEKTTSDERQTTFNDMIIMTLDAAINL, encoded by the coding sequence ATGGCTACACCACACATTAATGCTGTAGAAGGTGCATTTGCTGAAACCGTACTTTTCCCGGGCGATCCGCTGCGTGCCAAGTACATTGCCGAAACCTTCCTGGAAAACGTCGAACAGGTTACCGATGTACGTAACATGCTGGGCTTCACCGGTACTTACAAGGGCAAGCGCATCTCTGTGATGGGCTCTGGCATGGGTATCCCAAGCTGCTCTATCTACGCCACTGAGCTCATCAAAGACTACGGCGTGAAGAACCTCATCCGTGTGGGTACCTGCGGTGCCATCAGCACCGACGTTAAGGTTCGTGACGTGATTATCGGCATGGGCGCCTGTACCGATTCTCAGGTTAACCGTCTGCGCTTCAAGGGCCAGGACTTTGCTGCCATTGCCGACTACAGCCTGCTGAGCGCCGTGGTTGAGTCTGCCAAGACTCATGGCATCCAAACCCGCGTAGGTAACGTATTCTCTGCCGACCTTTTCTACACCCCAGATCCAGAAATGTTCGACGTGATGGAGAAAATGGGCGTGCTCGGCGTAGAGATGGAAGCTGCCGGTCTGTACGGTGTTGCCCATGAGTTTGGTGCCCGTGCTCTGTGTGTGGTAACCGTTTCTGACCACATCCGCACCGGTGAAAAGACGACTTCTGATGAGCGTCAGACCACCTTCAATGACATGATCATCATGACGCTGGATGCAGCCATCAACCTCTGA
- a CDS encoding AhpA/YtjB family protein: MLYLKGLKKSQKISRLLQIAIALALLAGLVQLWQSSLLQGQQLLKSQTEKMARLLVQQTAYGAAPALLLQNDEQLQWLATALVEDPKVMAAAIYGEQGTRLSFAQSVSSEWLEPDSEELKSLLAPFPPYVEPVMQGDRNLGYVEVRLEPKLFLAEIEEAHKLNMEQQQIMLLVAGLIGMLLSRSMSFKRAHFDRRKFKAKRLLATMTGEKPQEVIRPVETQPEQGESETDKACQSTDSAAMADSEISNVINTDADKADDTGKGR, from the coding sequence GTGTTGTATCTTAAAGGACTAAAGAAAAGCCAGAAAATCAGCCGACTGCTGCAGATTGCCATTGCACTGGCACTGCTGGCGGGGCTTGTCCAGCTGTGGCAGTCAAGCCTACTACAAGGCCAGCAGCTTCTGAAGTCCCAAACCGAAAAGATGGCCAGATTGTTGGTACAACAGACGGCCTATGGCGCTGCACCGGCGTTGCTGTTACAGAACGATGAGCAATTGCAGTGGCTTGCCACCGCGCTGGTAGAGGATCCCAAGGTAATGGCGGCGGCCATCTATGGTGAACAGGGCACCCGCCTTTCCTTCGCCCAGAGTGTCTCGTCCGAATGGCTTGAACCCGACTCCGAGGAGCTCAAGTCCTTGCTCGCCCCCTTCCCACCCTATGTTGAACCCGTGATGCAGGGGGACAGAAACCTTGGCTACGTTGAGGTACGCCTTGAACCCAAATTGTTTTTGGCCGAGATTGAAGAAGCCCACAAACTCAATATGGAACAACAGCAAATTATGCTGTTGGTGGCAGGCTTAATTGGCATGCTGTTGTCGCGTTCCATGTCGTTTAAGCGTGCCCACTTTGACAGGCGCAAGTTCAAAGCCAAACGGCTGCTGGCCACCATGACGGGTGAAAAACCGCAAGAAGTGATTCGCCCGGTGGAGACGCAGCCGGAACAAGGTGAGTCAGAGACAGATAAAGCGTGTCAGTCCACGGACTCGGCTGCGATGGCGGATTCAGAAATCAGCAACGTGATTAATACCGATGCCGATAAAGCGGATGATACGGGTAAAGGGCGCTGA
- the radA gene encoding DNA repair protein RadA: MAKNKTAYVCNECGQDFPRWQGQCSACLEWNSITEVRLGAATPARTGRFSGYAGAGASEVKTLDQIDLNELPRIPSSFTEFDRVLGGGIVPGSAILIGGHPGAGKSTLLLQTLCQLAEVMPALYVTGEESLQQVAMRAHRLGLPTSKLKMLSETSVETLCDIALKEQPKLIVVDSIQVMHMSDVQSSPGSVAQVRESASFLTRFAKQNGIAVIMVGHVTKDGSLAGPKVLEHCIDCSVMFEGDSDSRYRTLRSHKNRFGAINELGVFAMTERGLKEVANPSAIFLSRGEEASSGSLVMVVWEGTRPLLVELQVLVDNSALSNPRRVAVGMDANRLAMLLAVMHRHGGLQMSDQDVFVNVVGGVKVTETSADLTLLLAMVSSFRGEVLARDLVAFGEVGLSGEIRPVPNGQERLVEAAKHGFKRAIVPKANMPKKPPEGMEVIGVSKLAEALAAL, from the coding sequence ATGGCAAAAAATAAAACCGCGTACGTTTGCAATGAGTGTGGTCAGGATTTTCCCCGCTGGCAGGGACAGTGCAGCGCTTGCCTGGAATGGAATTCCATCACCGAAGTGAGGTTGGGTGCCGCCACGCCTGCGCGCACTGGCCGCTTCAGCGGATATGCCGGTGCAGGGGCGTCTGAGGTCAAGACCCTCGACCAAATCGATTTGAATGAGCTGCCGCGGATCCCGAGTTCCTTTACCGAATTTGACCGGGTCCTGGGTGGCGGCATTGTGCCCGGCAGTGCCATTCTCATTGGTGGCCATCCCGGCGCCGGCAAGAGTACGCTGTTGCTGCAAACCTTGTGTCAGCTGGCCGAGGTGATGCCCGCGCTTTACGTTACAGGTGAAGAGTCGCTGCAACAGGTGGCCATGCGCGCCCACCGCCTGGGGCTGCCGACTTCGAAGCTGAAAATGCTATCGGAAACCAGCGTCGAAACCCTTTGCGACATTGCCCTTAAAGAGCAGCCCAAACTGATAGTGGTGGACTCGATTCAGGTGATGCACATGAGTGATGTGCAGTCCTCGCCGGGCAGTGTGGCCCAGGTGCGCGAATCGGCTTCTTTTCTCACCCGCTTTGCCAAGCAAAACGGTATCGCCGTGATAATGGTCGGGCACGTCACCAAAGACGGCAGTCTCGCCGGCCCCAAGGTGCTTGAGCACTGTATTGACTGCTCAGTGATGTTTGAAGGCGACTCCGACAGCCGATACCGCACCCTGCGCTCCCATAAAAATCGCTTCGGTGCCATCAACGAGCTCGGGGTGTTTGCCATGACAGAGCGGGGCCTTAAAGAAGTCGCCAACCCATCGGCTATCTTCCTCTCCCGCGGTGAAGAGGCCTCCAGTGGCTCCCTGGTGATGGTGGTGTGGGAAGGCACACGGCCTTTGCTGGTGGAGCTGCAGGTGCTGGTGGACAACTCGGCGCTCTCCAATCCACGGCGGGTGGCGGTGGGGATGGATGCCAACCGGCTTGCCATGTTACTGGCAGTGATGCATCGCCATGGCGGTTTGCAGATGTCGGATCAGGATGTGTTTGTGAACGTGGTGGGCGGCGTGAAGGTGACTGAAACCAGTGCTGACCTGACCCTGCTGCTGGCCATGGTATCCAGTTTCCGCGGTGAGGTGTTGGCGCGGGATCTGGTGGCGTTCGGTGAAGTCGGGCTCTCAGGCGAGATACGCCCCGTGCCCAACGGTCAGGAGCGATTGGTGGAAGCGGCCAAACATGGCTTCAAACGTGCGATAGTGCCTAAGGCCAACATGCCGAAAAAGCCCCCGGAGGGCATGGAAGTGATAGGGGTGTCCAAGCTTGCTGAGGCGCTGGCGGCCCTCTGA
- the serB gene encoding phosphoserine phosphatase SerB, translating to MENTPEYVLQTRLHALAASRQGKLRLYEEGQAPQGERVRLVWETKATEELIFARLTELNCAIAPLVRANALRGLELVSATPDTLPAAFHGIAGLEVFPVTGSLPSLSRPGLLVMDMDSTAIKIECIDELAAMAGVGEAVAEVTERAMQGELDFEQSLRQRVAKLAGADAGIIDSLCGRLPLMDGLTDMLAELKGHDWKLVVASGGFTPFVGHLKASLGLDAAFANELVIVDGKLAGEVTGTVVDANFKADVVSRLGDEYGIERGQRLAIGDGANDIPMVQRADFGIAFHAKPKLAAAADAHIQTLDLRVLPFLLQA from the coding sequence ATGGAAAACACCCCTGAGTATGTGCTGCAAACCCGTCTTCACGCTTTGGCGGCTTCCCGTCAGGGCAAGTTGAGGCTGTATGAAGAAGGGCAAGCGCCACAAGGAGAGCGGGTGAGGTTGGTGTGGGAAACCAAAGCAACTGAGGAGCTGATTTTTGCTCGCCTGACAGAGCTTAACTGCGCGATAGCCCCCCTGGTGCGAGCCAATGCGCTCAGAGGACTGGAACTGGTATCGGCTACACCGGATACGCTGCCGGCTGCTTTTCACGGCATAGCCGGCCTTGAAGTTTTCCCTGTGACAGGCTCCCTGCCGTCACTGAGCCGTCCCGGGCTGCTGGTAATGGACATGGACTCTACAGCCATCAAGATTGAATGTATTGATGAGCTTGCTGCCATGGCCGGTGTTGGCGAGGCCGTCGCCGAGGTGACTGAGCGGGCCATGCAGGGTGAGCTTGATTTCGAGCAGAGCCTGCGTCAACGGGTGGCTAAACTCGCCGGTGCCGATGCCGGGATTATCGACAGCCTTTGCGGTCGTTTGCCTTTGATGGATGGGCTGACAGACATGCTGGCCGAGCTGAAGGGCCATGACTGGAAGCTGGTGGTGGCCTCCGGTGGTTTTACGCCCTTTGTAGGGCACCTTAAAGCTTCTCTGGGGCTGGACGCCGCCTTTGCCAACGAACTGGTGATAGTGGATGGTAAGCTCGCCGGAGAGGTCACAGGTACTGTGGTGGATGCCAACTTCAAGGCCGATGTGGTCAGTCGACTCGGTGATGAATACGGTATTGAACGCGGCCAACGCCTCGCCATTGGCGATGGTGCCAACGATATTCCCATGGTGCAGCGAGCCGACTTCGGTATCGCCTTTCATGCCAAACCCAAACTGGCTGCGGCAGCCGATGCCCATATTCAAACCCTGGATTTGCGGGTGCTTCCCTTCTTGCTGCAAGCCTGA
- a CDS encoding serine aminopeptidase domain-containing protein translates to MSNGRVFYSDSGRGLAGFLARQGFEVYVLDTAGRGLSTPKLAKGVDPGQGKVIREQLPLVQAFILERHPGSLGVHWCGHSWGGVLMASSLVRFPEMATGVRSLLTFGSKRTIRTRSLKKWWMVDMFWNRLAPAIATQRGYLPADSLKLGMDNESISSLSESIDWVRGDWIDHDDGFDYAAAARANGLPPAWFIAGARDTVLGNPCDVKDMMAECCAADARFTLLSRENGFRHDYDHAGMLTHMDAPSDHFVAVADWLLGFDVTALKDRDY, encoded by the coding sequence ATGTCCAATGGCCGGGTGTTTTACAGTGACTCCGGGCGGGGGCTGGCGGGCTTTTTGGCCCGGCAGGGGTTTGAGGTGTATGTACTCGATACGGCAGGGCGGGGCCTCAGCACTCCCAAGCTGGCAAAGGGCGTTGACCCAGGGCAGGGCAAGGTGATCCGCGAGCAGTTACCCCTGGTGCAGGCATTCATTCTTGAGCGCCATCCAGGCTCGCTGGGAGTCCATTGGTGTGGGCACTCCTGGGGTGGGGTACTGATGGCAAGCAGCCTGGTAAGATTCCCAGAGATGGCTACCGGGGTGCGGTCTTTGCTGACCTTTGGCAGTAAAAGAACCATCCGGACTCGCTCACTTAAAAAATGGTGGATGGTGGATATGTTCTGGAATCGGCTCGCGCCCGCCATTGCCACCCAGCGAGGTTATTTACCGGCCGATAGCCTTAAGCTCGGCATGGATAACGAGAGTATCAGCTCCCTCAGCGAGAGCATCGACTGGGTCCGTGGTGACTGGATAGATCACGATGATGGCTTTGACTACGCCGCGGCTGCCAGGGCCAATGGCTTGCCCCCCGCCTGGTTTATTGCAGGTGCCCGGGATACAGTGCTGGGGAACCCCTGTGATGTGAAAGACATGATGGCAGAATGCTGCGCTGCCGATGCGCGCTTTACCTTGCTGTCACGGGAAAATGGGTTTCGCCACGACTATGACCATGCAGGTATGCTGACACATATGGATGCGCCATCTGATCATTTTGTGGCGGTCGCCGACTGGTTGCTTGGCTTCGATGTCACTGCGCTTAAAGACCGGGATTATTGA
- a CDS encoding PilZ domain-containing protein, with amino-acid sequence MDERRKFSRILFDTKARLFTDSQVWETRILDLSLNGALVVSPDNFSPPGGSLSLAFSLPESDVEVQMQTLIAHQKPGMIGLTCEHIDVESISHLRRMVELNLGDASLLNRELEHFIESHEKGN; translated from the coding sequence ATGGACGAGAGGCGCAAGTTCTCCCGAATTCTGTTTGATACCAAGGCCCGCCTGTTTACCGATTCCCAGGTCTGGGAAACCCGCATTCTGGATTTGAGCCTCAACGGCGCTCTGGTGGTGTCCCCCGACAATTTTTCCCCTCCGGGTGGCAGTCTTTCACTGGCCTTTTCCCTGCCTGAGTCAGATGTGGAAGTGCAGATGCAGACCCTCATTGCCCATCAAAAGCCCGGCATGATTGGTCTTACATGCGAACACATCGATGTAGAGAGTATCAGCCACCTAAGGCGTATGGTGGAGCTGAATCTGGGGGATGCCTCCTTGCTTAACCGGGAGCTGGAACACTTTATCGAAAGCCATGAAAAAGGGAACTGA
- the torR gene encoding two-component system response regulator TorR: MAYTVLVVDDEAVIRTRLKGYFSKEAYRVLEAANGDDMWQQLALNHVDLIMLDINLPGTDGLSLTRELRSRSEVGIILVSGRDETVDRIVGLEMGADDYVTKPFELRELLVRVKNLLWRISLVAKAKQQAMDAMDEGDDRIEFGDYVLELGSRKLSRGEEVIKLTKAEFELLVAFALHPRQVLSRERLMQQTSHRSEDANDRTIDVIIRRLRGKLNPELFVTVHGEGYLFAASVRD, encoded by the coding sequence ATGGCCTACACAGTTCTGGTCGTAGATGACGAAGCAGTTATACGCACCCGCCTGAAAGGCTATTTCAGCAAGGAAGCTTATCGTGTGCTGGAAGCGGCCAATGGCGATGACATGTGGCAGCAGCTGGCGCTGAATCACGTGGACCTTATCATGTTGGATATCAATCTGCCGGGAACCGATGGTCTGTCACTGACCCGGGAACTGAGAAGCCGCTCCGAAGTGGGCATCATATTGGTGAGCGGCCGTGATGAAACCGTCGATAGGATAGTTGGCCTCGAAATGGGCGCCGACGACTATGTCACCAAGCCCTTTGAACTGCGCGAACTTCTGGTGCGGGTGAAAAACCTGCTGTGGCGTATCTCCCTGGTGGCCAAAGCAAAACAGCAAGCAATGGATGCCATGGACGAGGGCGATGACAGAATCGAGTTCGGGGATTATGTGCTTGAGCTTGGCAGCCGCAAGTTGTCCCGGGGTGAGGAGGTTATCAAGCTCACCAAGGCGGAATTTGAGCTGTTGGTAGCCTTTGCGCTGCATCCAAGGCAGGTGCTGTCGCGGGAGCGTTTGATGCAACAAACCAGTCATCGCAGTGAAGATGCCAACGACCGCACCATCGACGTCATTATTCGCCGCTTACGCGGCAAGCTTAACCCTGAGCTGTTTGTAACCGTTCACGGCGAAGGATATCTCTTTGCCGCCAGCGTCAGGGATTAA
- the torT gene encoding TMAO reductase system periplasmic protein TorT — translation MNISPIILLLLMALGISSVQAAPWQLEQRTPFNAIDQESKALGLIPLGRAQKPWKLCVLVPHLKDAYWIGINYGLMTQAKTLGVSFEMFEAGGYPNNKRQLTQLAHCLQGDFDAVLLGAVTPHLLKDLPGELGKPVLALVNKLDDDRVGTHIGVNWHQMGRLIGNAIKGQFKSEATLALLAGPESVGGTDLVEQGIGQSLSGSKLKIGAIRHADNNRHLQREQLQQLLESSRPDAIVGSAVAIEVAVNQFGQTPPSHPIVLGASYFSPAIARALQRGKIAAACDDKVVLQGMVAVDLAVRQLQGAGAFGDIGPAIVVRTPGNSDAAALTNSLPPAEFYPVYHFNP, via the coding sequence GTGAACATAAGCCCCATAATCCTTTTGCTGTTGATGGCGTTGGGTATTTCCAGCGTTCAGGCCGCCCCCTGGCAGCTTGAGCAGCGCACGCCCTTCAACGCCATTGACCAGGAAAGCAAGGCTCTTGGCCTGATCCCCCTTGGCCGCGCCCAAAAGCCCTGGAAGCTGTGTGTGCTGGTGCCGCACTTAAAGGATGCCTACTGGATTGGCATTAACTATGGCCTCATGACTCAGGCGAAGACTCTCGGCGTCAGCTTCGAGATGTTTGAAGCCGGCGGCTATCCCAATAACAAACGCCAATTGACCCAACTGGCGCATTGTTTACAGGGTGATTTCGATGCCGTGCTGCTGGGCGCCGTCACCCCCCACTTACTGAAAGACTTGCCCGGCGAGCTGGGCAAGCCGGTTCTGGCACTGGTGAACAAGCTGGATGATGACAGGGTGGGCACCCACATCGGGGTGAACTGGCATCAAATGGGCCGCCTTATCGGCAATGCCATTAAAGGGCAATTCAAATCGGAAGCGACCCTGGCGCTGCTGGCCGGGCCTGAGTCGGTGGGCGGCACAGACCTTGTTGAGCAGGGCATCGGCCAAAGCCTTAGCGGCAGCAAGCTCAAAATTGGCGCCATTCGCCATGCCGATAACAACCGTCATCTGCAGCGGGAACAGCTGCAACAACTCCTTGAATCAAGCCGTCCCGACGCCATTGTGGGCAGCGCAGTGGCCATTGAAGTGGCGGTCAATCAGTTTGGCCAGACGCCACCTTCCCATCCCATAGTGCTGGGCGCCAGTTACTTCTCCCCGGCCATTGCCCGCGCCTTGCAACGTGGCAAAATCGCCGCGGCCTGTGACGACAAGGTGGTGTTGCAGGGTATGGTTGCGGTGGATTTGGCCGTAAGGCAATTGCAAGGCGCCGGGGCATTTGGCGATATCGGGCCAGCAATTGTGGTCAGAACCCCCGGTAACAGTGATGCTGCGGCGCTGACAAACTCATTGCCGCCGGCAGAGTTTTACCCCGTTTATCACTTTAATCCCTGA
- a CDS encoding phosphopentomutase translates to MKRTIILMLDSFGIGAADDADKFGDVGSDTFGHIAQMCADGKANNGREGELKLPNLSRLGLAHAAKEATGAFAPGFGDNVDIIGAYGHCQELSSGKDTPSGHWEMAGVPVLFDWGYFSEHQNSFPKELTDKILERAGLTEFLGNCHASGTTILEELGEEHMKTGKPIFYTSADSVFQIACHEETFGLENLYRLCEIAREELEPYNIGRVIARPFVGTGPSDFARTGNRRDYAVEPPSKTVLDKLKEAGGDVVSVGKISDIYAHCGITKKVKASGLEDLFDATLEQIKQAGDNTIVFTNFVDFDSHYGHRRDVSGYAKALEYFDARLPELMALLEEGDLLLLTADHGCDPTWQGTDHTREFVPVLAYGAGLKAGSLGKRGSFADIGQSIASYFGLAAMEYGESFMPAR, encoded by the coding sequence ATGAAACGTACCATTATTCTGATGCTGGATTCCTTCGGCATCGGTGCTGCTGATGATGCAGACAAATTCGGCGACGTGGGTTCAGATACCTTTGGTCACATTGCACAAATGTGTGCCGATGGTAAGGCCAACAATGGCCGTGAAGGCGAACTCAAGCTGCCAAACCTGAGCCGTTTGGGCCTGGCCCATGCAGCCAAAGAGGCTACCGGCGCGTTTGCTCCGGGGTTCGGCGATAACGTCGATATCATTGGTGCTTACGGTCACTGCCAGGAGCTGAGCTCAGGTAAAGACACGCCCAGTGGTCACTGGGAAATGGCCGGTGTGCCTGTGCTGTTCGACTGGGGCTACTTCAGCGAGCATCAAAACTCCTTCCCGAAAGAACTGACCGATAAAATTCTTGAGCGTGCAGGCTTAACCGAGTTCCTGGGCAACTGCCACGCCTCGGGTACCACCATTTTGGAAGAGCTCGGCGAAGAGCACATGAAAACCGGTAAGCCGATTTTCTACACCTCCGCTGACAGTGTGTTCCAGATTGCCTGTCACGAAGAAACCTTCGGACTGGAGAATCTCTACCGCCTGTGTGAAATCGCCCGTGAAGAGCTTGAGCCTTACAACATCGGCCGTGTGATTGCCCGTCCATTCGTAGGCACAGGCCCAAGTGACTTTGCCCGTACCGGTAACCGTCGTGACTATGCGGTTGAGCCACCATCAAAGACAGTGCTGGATAAGCTTAAAGAAGCCGGCGGTGACGTGGTGAGTGTGGGTAAGATTTCCGATATTTACGCCCACTGCGGTATCACCAAGAAGGTCAAGGCATCAGGCCTGGAAGACCTGTTCGATGCCACCCTTGAGCAAATCAAGCAGGCCGGTGACAACACTATCGTGTTCACCAACTTTGTGGATTTTGACTCCCACTACGGCCATCGCCGCGATGTATCCGGCTATGCCAAGGCACTGGAATACTTCGATGCCCGTTTACCTGAACTGATGGCACTGCTGGAAGAAGGCGATCTGCTGCTGCTGACCGCCGACCACGGCTGTGACCCAACCTGGCAGGGCACTGACCATACCCGTGAATTTGTGCCTGTGCTGGCCTATGGCGCCGGTTTGAAGGCCGGTTCCCTTGGTAAGCGCGGTAGCTTTGCCGACATAGGTCAGTCTATTGCCAGCTACTTCGGTTTGGCGGCAATGGAATACGGTGAGTCATTCATGCCAGCCCGTTAA
- a CDS encoding PilZ domain-containing protein, whose protein sequence is MSLTEHSALIEQLKPLMLEPNFPQVFEQLTAGESNSTRFLLKMELNRLGAECTRLIDLRDKSELPCEELRVGRQTHFLDEPAKQIFQQTIALYQGKYTLGVYEAVMNAHRKRRQKSQDNPSAVSPAESQPFTVPGIVLGNYFSRTEERMNYSMKILVSQPGRGELPGITADLSVGGARIRLPSRHPFSLDIPLKVKLVELSQEFYYEDLQQGVDYQIVSAEGNGEFTWMRLKRLGGSEGLSEMLANLIRGYKFRYKVDINDVLVTATGLGFERHYLPHLPHLPLFLDCRGDKPRLSHLLLSPDNQAIVHYFQDENDVSQLEGMLTPGRLAMALRYVDDADHRTFFCFTHNANGKLFFYSATLAELKHRKERELFFGFGAGKPSWRVFKLTMDTIDHGKRYKSSVIPGDAENYSALTEQQLASFSHVMQLMDLTHEPARLQYQGWYNNGNANALKVYGQKKAPQSSIKQVSLEFSERRREARFAFKTLVEIQQGGVKVQGLSNDISSRGLQVVLDNASAFEEGKPVTLSLPKLQAIAGKSRLTGLPYRLVKSRKDGMVLHLTAIIGHEVHAGVEFLNKLIVHNREKLTQLSENNSDIKELSDGLKNLVMRKLYGVPFFIEKTAKTQVVSFLGTSVQGHDITDMFAALSSEPQHYNLAPLLGNGMLKQAVLDPIRTLRPNDEMSYVELFVQVIRQSRGGILLKFVPSVELGAAEAQLSFINQSNQVGKFMAIRLYRGATGKPDNSCIRRELEYIHVHAQHKAKQLEEQLWRIVGVGELLDVTDEVVLRFQALAQ, encoded by the coding sequence ATGAGCCTGACCGAACATTCAGCACTGATAGAACAGCTCAAACCCCTGATGTTGGAACCCAACTTCCCGCAGGTATTTGAGCAGTTAACCGCGGGAGAGTCCAACTCGACCCGCTTTTTGCTGAAGATGGAATTGAACCGCCTCGGCGCGGAGTGCACCCGCCTGATTGATTTGCGTGACAAATCTGAACTGCCCTGTGAAGAACTGCGTGTGGGGCGTCAAACCCATTTCCTCGATGAGCCTGCCAAGCAGATTTTCCAGCAGACTATTGCGCTCTATCAGGGGAAGTACACCCTGGGCGTGTATGAAGCGGTGATGAATGCCCATCGCAAACGTCGGCAAAAATCCCAGGACAATCCTTCAGCCGTTTCCCCGGCGGAGTCTCAGCCCTTTACGGTACCCGGCATAGTGCTTGGCAACTATTTCAGCCGCACCGAAGAGCGGATGAATTACAGCATGAAAATTCTGGTGTCGCAGCCGGGTCGTGGAGAGCTCCCCGGGATCACTGCCGACCTTTCGGTGGGCGGCGCCCGCATTCGGCTGCCATCGAGACACCCTTTTTCCCTCGATATTCCGTTGAAGGTAAAACTGGTTGAGCTCAGCCAGGAATTTTATTACGAAGACCTTCAGCAAGGGGTTGATTATCAGATAGTCAGTGCAGAGGGGAATGGCGAATTTACCTGGATGCGGCTCAAGCGCCTTGGGGGCTCAGAAGGGCTTTCTGAGATGCTTGCCAACCTGATCCGTGGCTATAAGTTTCGCTACAAGGTCGACATCAACGATGTATTGGTCACGGCCACAGGCCTTGGGTTTGAGCGCCACTACCTGCCTCACCTGCCCCATTTACCACTGTTTCTTGACTGCCGTGGTGACAAACCTAGGTTAAGCCATTTACTGTTAAGTCCTGATAATCAGGCGATTGTGCATTACTTCCAGGATGAAAACGACGTCAGCCAATTGGAAGGCATGTTAACCCCGGGCCGGCTTGCCATGGCACTGCGCTATGTTGATGATGCCGATCACCGCACCTTTTTTTGCTTCACCCACAATGCCAACGGCAAACTGTTTTTCTACTCGGCAACCCTGGCCGAACTCAAGCACCGTAAAGAACGGGAGCTGTTTTTCGGTTTCGGTGCGGGTAAACCCAGCTGGCGGGTGTTTAAGTTAACCATGGACACCATTGACCACGGAAAGCGATACAAGAGCTCTGTGATCCCGGGGGATGCGGAAAACTATTCCGCCCTGACCGAGCAGCAGCTTGCAAGCTTCAGCCACGTGATGCAGCTGATGGACCTGACCCACGAACCGGCCAGGCTGCAGTATCAGGGCTGGTACAACAACGGCAACGCCAATGCGCTCAAGGTCTATGGCCAGAAGAAAGCCCCCCAAAGCAGCATCAAACAGGTCTCACTGGAATTCAGCGAGCGACGCCGGGAGGCCAGGTTTGCCTTTAAAACCCTGGTGGAAATTCAACAGGGAGGAGTGAAGGTACAGGGACTGAGCAACGACATTTCCAGTCGTGGTCTGCAGGTGGTGCTGGATAACGCCAGTGCCTTTGAAGAAGGCAAACCCGTGACCCTCTCACTGCCAAAGCTGCAGGCCATTGCCGGTAAAAGCCGCTTAACCGGCCTGCCCTATCGTTTGGTGAAATCCCGTAAAGATGGCATGGTGCTGCACCTGACCGCCATCATAGGCCATGAGGTACATGCCGGGGTCGAATTCCTGAACAAGCTGATTGTTCACAATCGGGAAAAGCTGACCCAGCTCAGCGAAAACAACAGTGACATCAAAGAGCTCTCAGATGGCCTGAAAAATCTGGTGATGCGAAAGCTTTACGGCGTGCCTTTCTTTATTGAAAAAACCGCCAAAACCCAGGTGGTCAGCTTCCTCGGCACCAGTGTGCAAGGGCATGACATCACCGACATGTTTGCCGCATTGAGCAGCGAGCCGCAGCATTACAATCTGGCACCACTGCTTGGGAATGGCATGCTTAAACAGGCGGTTCTCGACCCCATTCGGACTCTGCGGCCAAACGATGAAATGAGCTATGTGGAGCTGTTTGTGCAGGTTATACGTCAGTCCAGAGGCGGCATACTGCTTAAGTTTGTGCCATCGGTAGAGCTGGGGGCAGCAGAGGCACAACTGAGCTTTATCAACCAGAGTAATCAGGTGGGTAAATTTATGGCTATTCGCCTTTACCGCGGCGCCACGGGTAAACCAGACAACAGCTGCATTCGACGGGAACTCGAATATATCCATGTACATGCGCAGCACAAAGCCAAGCAACTTGAAGAGCAGTTGTGGCGCATCGTAGGTGTGGGTGAGTTATTGGATGTCACAGATGAAGTTGTGCTGCGCTTCCAGGCACTTGCTCAGTAG